The Streptomyces sp. NBC_00335 DNA window CGGGAGATGGACGTCCCCGTGTCGGCGAAGCCCCACGAGGTCCGGGTCAGCGCGGAAGGCGGGCGGGTGCTCGTCGCGTACGGGGAGCGCGGGCCGTACCCGCGCTCGGCGATCTCGGTGGACGTGCTCAGAGTTTCCGTCAGCCCGTACAAGGAGCCGGACAAGCTCCTGCCCCAGTGCGCTCAGGTCACCATGTGCAACGGCAGCCGGGTGATGGCGATCAGCCCTGACGGGCCATTGGTCTCGATGGGCCGCCTCGGGCAGGGCTTCGGCATGCCGGGGCGCTGGTTCAGCGACACGGTCCGCCCCGACGGAGCACAGTCGAAGTCCGGCTTCTTCGGAGAGTGGAACGGCAGGGTCTACGGAGTGGCGGCCGGCCGCCTCCTCGCCTCGTGGGACATGGAGGGGAAGAACGGGGCCAGCCGCCCGGACAGCTGGTCGGTGCACGACGTCCGGACCGGCGCCGTCCTGGCCCGCATGGAGTGTGCTTACAGCGACTCCGCCACCATCACCGACCGATCCCCCGACCAACCGACCATCGCCTCCCCCTCGGGTCGCTACCTCGCCGCCGGCCCGGTCGCCTTCGACCTGGAGCGGAAGCAGGGCATCTGCCTGGAGGGCGACGGCAACCGCAAGACGATCAACCTCGCCTCGATCCGCGACGACGGGACGGCCTTCGGAGTCGTCGCCAACGACGATGCCCCCTCCGCCAAGGCGGTGTATGCCCAGGTCGACCTCAACTCCGCCTCCGGAGACGCGAAGGTACTGGACGCGGGCGTCGACATCCCGGTCCTGACCAACGTGGGCGGCGGCAGCGGTCTCTTCCTCGCCCGCGACGACAACATGCACCTGCGGGTCTCACTGCGTCGAGGCCACTGACCCGCCCAGGTACCCGGCGGCCCCGGCGACCGGCAGACTCGCCCAGGTCCGCGTCCCGCCGCCGGGCTCCCGGGACTCCCCGAACCCCCAGGCCCCGCCGCAGTCCCTGATGACGGCGGCCATCACCCGCAGGGCCGCCCGGCGGCGGGCCTCGCAGTGGGCGGCGAGGCGGGGGTGGGAGTGGGCCGCGTGCCCGTCGTAAACGGTGAGCCGCAATGCTCCCTCGCGGTGGCGGAGGGCGAGGTACAGGCTCCGACCGGGGTCCAAGTACCAGGCGGCGGCGACGAGTTCGCCGACCACCTGCACGGCGGCGGGCACGACCCGGTCGAGGTGATGCGCGTGCAGGACGGACCGTACGGTGCTGCGCGCGATCTGCGCGCTGTACGGCGCCCCGGGCACGGTCAGGCTGCACGACAGCCCGTCGGGAGACGGCGGCTCATCGCTCGGCGGGCAAGCGTCGAAGCAGCCGGGACTGGCCTGCATGAAGGGACTGAGCATGACGGACTCCCTGTCGTGAGTTCGGTTGCTCTCGCGTTGTGTGGGCGCAGTGGCTCGTCGCCGAAGCCGAGGCCTAGGCATGCTGCGGCGATGCACTTCCAACTCCCTTGCGTGAGCGGTGCACTACCCAAGGTAGCGAAGTAGGTGGTCAATTCACCACCGAAGCCCGGAAGTTTGCCCACTGTGGATCCGCGAGCCTCGGCACGGCAGACTGCAGCCATGCCTCCAAGGACCTCGCCGACCGAACGACAGAAGCGACTGGGTGCCGAGCTACGCAGGTTGAGGCTGGCAGCAGACGTCTCCGCCGAGTCCGCCGCGGGGCTCCTCGGTATCGACCGCTCCAAGATCTCCGCCATCGAGCAGGGAATCCGCACCATCAGCGAGGAGCGCCTCCGCTCGCTGGCCTGTCACTGCGACTGCGCCGACGAGCGGTACATCGCCGCACTCGTAGCCATGGCTCAGCCGCAAAAGCGAGGTTGGTGGGAGCGCTACCGAGGCAAGCTGTCGTCGGCAATACTCGACATCGCGGAGCTCGAATCGCATGCGAGCCGGATCCGGTGCGCGCATTCGGTGCACATCCCGGGGCTGCTGCAAACCAGCGATCACGCACTCGCCATCTTCCGGTTTGCGGTACCGGCTCTCCCGGAACCAGAAGCCGCGCTCCGGCTGGCACACCGGCTGGAACGACAGCAGGTACTGGAAGGCGAATCGGCACCCGAGTACGTCGCCGTCCTGCACGAAGCCGCCTTGCGGATGCAGTTCGGCGGTCGCCAAGTCGCGCGGGCTCAGCTGGAGCACCTGCTCCAGCTTTCCGAGCGGGACAACGTCGTCGTCCGCGTCCTCCCCTTCGCGGCCGGAGGGTTCCCCGGTTCCGGCCAGACGGTCAACTACCTAGAGGGACCGGTTCCGCAGCTCGACACCGTGCAGAGCGACAACACGCACGGGCCCGACTTTCTACACACCGAGGTCCAACTATCCAAGTACCGCGCCCAACTGGACTGGACAGAGCGGCTCAGCCTTCCGCCTGGAGAGTCCCGTGACTTCATCCACGATCTGGCGCGCCAACTGTGAGGGGAACGATGGCCGACATCACCTGGGAAGACCCCTACTGCGCTGAGGCCAGCGCTTGTTACCGGATCGGGGTGGACGGGGACGGCAACAGCTACATAGCCCTCTCCGGCCAGGAGGACACCTACCTCACGGACACCCGCGAGGCACTGCAACAGATGATCCGGGACATCAAGGCCGGCAAGGCCGATCACCTACTGGCGAACTGACTCCGCCCCCGCCGGAGCGGGGGCGGAACGGTTCGGCTCTACTTGACGCTGCGCGGGAAGGTGATCTCCACGCGGCGGTTCTTCTTGCGGCCTTCCTCGGTGCCGTTGTCGGCGATCGGGTAGTCCTCGCTGTAGCCGCGTACGTCGAAGGTGACGCTTGGGTTCGTCACCGTCCTCGCCAGCTCGGCCTGGACCGCGTCGGCGCGCTTCTTGGAGAGTTCCTTGCCGTGTTCGTAGCTGCCCTGGTCGTCAGTGAAGCCGAAGACCCGGACGGTGGTGGCCTTCTGGGTGTTGATCTCCTGCGCGATGG harbors:
- a CDS encoding ATP-binding protein, which encodes MLSPFMQASPGCFDACPPSDEPPSPDGLSCSLTVPGAPYSAQIARSTVRSVLHAHHLDRVVPAAVQVVGELVAAAWYLDPGRSLYLALRHREGALRLTVYDGHAAHSHPRLAAHCEARRRAALRVMAAVIRDCGGAWGFGESREPGGGTRTWASLPVAGAAGYLGGSVASTQ
- a CDS encoding helix-turn-helix domain-containing protein, with the translated sequence MPPRTSPTERQKRLGAELRRLRLAADVSAESAAGLLGIDRSKISAIEQGIRTISEERLRSLACHCDCADERYIAALVAMAQPQKRGWWERYRGKLSSAILDIAELESHASRIRCAHSVHIPGLLQTSDHALAIFRFAVPALPEPEAALRLAHRLERQQVLEGESAPEYVAVLHEAALRMQFGGRQVARAQLEHLLQLSERDNVVVRVLPFAAGGFPGSGQTVNYLEGPVPQLDTVQSDNTHGPDFLHTEVQLSKYRAQLDWTERLSLPPGESRDFIHDLARQL